The sequence ttgacATATAAATTAATTTACCAGAAAGCACATTACTCTGTTTTTATTGCACCCTGcaagcagagccttttctcatGGTCCATGTATGCTCAACATCGTGTGATAAAagataaagccaaaaaaagatAAGAGTCTCTGCTTGCAAGGTGTTGTTATTGATACCTAGGCatgcatttgatcatttttattattgattTGGCTCACATTAACCTTTGCTACAATGAATCAACATCAATTCCTGATTAATATTGTGACTAGTGGGTCGAGTGGTTTCCAATTGATTTTCGTAACACCAAAACCAAAGTTACATGTATCACTATAATCAAGCACAAAGGACACAGACAGTACAGTGAACCAATGAAAACCTGAAGTTGAGAACAAGTTGTACTTGGGTTTGGTTTTACTGTTGATTGGATGAAAAAGTGATAGGAGTTTTGTTAGTCAGTTGTGTAGCAAATGAAATCTGCATAGTTGAAAAACCAATATTACTTTTCAATGCACAAATGAAAGCCCCATTATTTACATGGTTATATTTGTGTCACACTTTTTCAGGGGTACTGATAGTCATGGCCAAGCTCCTTTCAGAGCTGCTTATTCCAGAGTTGGCAACATAAATGCCATTCTGAAAGGTCCAATGCTCTGCCTTACTGCGACAGCCAGCACAAAGTTAAGGGGAAAAATTATCAAGATGTTAAACATGACATGTGTCAAAACCATTCGGATGTCACCTGACAAAAGAAATGTGAAATATGTCGTTGAAAAAGCTCAAAGTGAACTGCAGGATACCTTTGGTTGGCTTATCAGTGACATAATCAACAATGCCCATGctgaaaaaacaataattttctgTCAGTCATTAAAAGCATGTGGTGACATTTATGACACCTTTCTACACTTTGTTACATGCAAAAGTAAAGTGGCCATGTATCACTCGAAGACCCCTCAAGACATTAAGGATAATGTTCTGTCTGATTTAATGTCTCCCAATGGAAATATTTACCTGGTAATAGCAACTAGTGCCCTGGGAATGGGAGTTAACATACCCAACATCAGAAGGGTTGTTATTTTTGGAGTGCCAGAGAGCATGGAATCCTACCTTCAAGCAGTTGGAAGGGGTGGAAGGGATGGTTCTGATGTTTTGTCCGTAATGTTTTATCATGCATACCATTTGTGTCACTGTGATACCACAATGAGAGCATTTGTTAAAAACAAAGTTAATTGTAGACGTGGGGAAATACTACAGTTTTTTAATGAGAAGATTGAAAAACCTTCCATACTGCACAAGTGCTGTGATGTGTGCAGTAAGCAGTGTAATTGTGGAGCATGCCCAGAAGAAATGTTTAAGATTTGTTCTGATCTTGACAACTGTCCATATACTTTAGAAAGGAAGGTGAACACGAATGAAAGAGACACATTCACGGAGGTGTTAAAGGATTTAGCTGTTACCTGTCAAGCCAATATTTCAGTTTTTGGAAGTGTTTGTTTTCACAATGTATTAACTGATGCCATTGTTTCAGATTTAGCTGCAGACCTAGAGCATTTATTTACTGTTGATTACATTTTGCAAAACTTCCCAATTTTTAATGAAAAGCTTGCTGCTGAAATATTGATGGTGGCAAATGACATATTCAATGATGTTGAAGAGACAACACACCTGAGAGAACTATGTGAAATGGATTGGAATGATTGTGAAGAGTTTCTGGTATCAATTCCAGAGCAATCTCCACCTGATAGTGATGAGACAGACTGTAATCAGGTAAAATGGGCAAATGCTAATgttttagtattattattattatttaccttTTTAGGTATTGACAGGGCTACCCAATAGATGTCAGTAGATGTTAAAATAGTATTGCATTATAGAACACATCAAAATTCTGTAAGGTGTTGTCATTAACTTTCTTTACAAATAAGAC is a genomic window of Acropora muricata isolate sample 2 chromosome 8, ASM3666990v1, whole genome shotgun sequence containing:
- the LOC136924563 gene encoding ATP-dependent helicase wrn-1-like isoform X1, which produces MAAKGPPKGDFQKTLDDALLRVVSNFENLHDLSKQQSAAIKSFVCGTDTFVSLPTGHGKSLIYQLAIPLAKELRKYSGLFSLPIRPILLVVSPLNALIDDQIRSCEVFGLTCVKLEEFKEGDSVNLLFSSPETLEKHYEDLSNLSENIFGVVIDETHCVVTWGTDSHGQAPFRAAYSRVGNINAILKGPMLCLTATASTKLRGKIIKMLNMTCVKTIRMSPDKRNVKYVVEKAQSELQDTFGWLISDIINNAHAEKTIIFCQSLKACGDIYDTFLHFVTCKSKVAMYHSKTPQDIKDNVLSDLMSPNGNIYLVIATSALGMGVNIPNIRRVVIFGVPESMESYLQAVGRGGRDGSDVLSVMFYHAYHLCHCDTTMRAFVKNKVNCRRGEILQFFNEKIEKPSILHKCCDVCSKQCNCGACPEEMFKICSDLDNCPYTLERKVNTNERDTFTEVLKDLAVTCQANISVFGSVCFHNVLTDAIVSDLAADLEHLFTVDYILQNFPIFNEKLAAEILMVANDIFNDVEETTHLRELCEMDWNDCEEFLVSIPEQSPPDSDETDCNQVKWANANVLVLLLLFTFLGIDRATQ
- the LOC136924563 gene encoding ATP-dependent helicase wrn-1-like isoform X2; this encodes MAAKGPPKGDFQKTLDDALLRVVSNFENLHDLSKQQSAAIKSFVCGTDTFVSLPTGHGKSLIYQLAIPLAKELRKYSGLFSLPIRPILLVVSPLNALIDDQIRSCEVFGLTCVKLEEFKEGDSVNLLFSSPETLEKHYEDLSNLSENIFGVVIDETHCVVTWGTDSHGQAPFRAAYSRVGNINAILKGPMLCLTATASTKLRGKIIKMLNMTCVKTIRMSPDKRNVKYVVEKAQSELQDTFGWLISDIINNAHAEKTIIFCQSLKACGDIYDTFLHFVTCKSKVAMYHSKTPQDIKDNVLSDLMSPNGNIYLVIATSALGMGVNIPNIRRVVIFGVPESMESYLQAVGRGGRDGSDVLSVMFYHAYHLCHCDTTMRAFVKNKVNCRRGEILQFFNEKIEKPSILHKCCDVCSKQCNCGACPEEMFKICSDLDNCPYTLERKVNTNERDTFTEVLKDLAVTCQANISVFGSVCFHNVLTDAIVSDLAADLEHLFTVDYILQNFPIFNEKLAAEILMVANDIFNDVEETTHLRELCEMDWNDCEEFLVSIPEQSPPDSDETDCNQ